In one Brevibacterium sp. CBA3109 genomic region, the following are encoded:
- a CDS encoding sigma-70 family RNA polymerase sigma factor: MSSDDPSAPGHRPPGNDARASDGTVTTAADPSSDQLLRIATGDRSAFEELFVAQSRILMAVILRIVRSQSLAEEVLQECFTEVWTRCSGFDPQLGTGRAWLITLCRRRAIDCVRSVQAQQNRDYADGLRSSADEGEQVEQTVIDRSESDRTVTALKILHEDQAQPIVMAFYQGLTHAEISQNLKVPLGTIKSRIRDGMKKLREELEASR, from the coding sequence ATGAGTTCAGATGATCCTTCGGCTCCAGGCCATAGACCCCCGGGAAATGATGCCCGAGCGTCTGACGGCACCGTCACCACAGCAGCAGACCCGAGCAGCGACCAGCTGCTCAGGATCGCCACCGGTGATAGGTCCGCTTTCGAAGAACTCTTCGTGGCACAATCCCGAATCCTCATGGCCGTGATCCTGCGGATCGTGAGAAGCCAGTCACTCGCCGAGGAGGTGCTCCAGGAATGCTTCACCGAAGTGTGGACTCGGTGCTCCGGGTTCGACCCACAGCTCGGGACAGGCAGGGCATGGCTGATCACACTGTGCCGCAGGAGAGCCATCGACTGCGTACGCAGTGTGCAGGCCCAGCAGAACCGCGACTACGCCGACGGCCTGAGGTCGTCGGCGGACGAAGGCGAGCAGGTCGAGCAGACGGTCATCGATCGATCCGAGTCGGACAGAACCGTCACGGCATTGAAGATCCTTCACGAGGACCAGGCACAACCCATCGTCATGGCCTTCTACCAGGGCCTGACCCACGCTGAGATTTCACAGAATCTCAAGGTGCCCCTCGGTACCATCAAGTCACGAATCAGAGACGGAATGAAGAAGCTGCGAGAAGAGTTGGAGGCAAGTCGATGA